One window of Alteriqipengyuania lutimaris genomic DNA carries:
- a CDS encoding superoxide dismutase family protein, whose amino-acid sequence MINPIATGLKAAAVIAPACLLAACATTSPMDGGTVATADLVDRSGSPMGEARLMRIGDSLELAVTARGLEPGEHGFHLHTTGRCQVPDFTSAGGHLNPTNEGHGLLDDDGSHLGDLPNLEVRANGTASVQVPIRGMRSTVMDQIFDSDGTAIVIHADPDDGRTDPSGNAGNRMACGVLMRS is encoded by the coding sequence ATGATCAACCCGATCGCCACTGGCCTGAAGGCCGCCGCCGTCATCGCTCCCGCCTGCCTGCTCGCCGCCTGCGCCACCACCTCCCCCATGGATGGCGGCACGGTCGCCACCGCCGACCTTGTTGACCGCAGCGGCTCCCCGATGGGAGAGGCGCGGTTGATGCGGATCGGGGATTCGCTCGAACTGGCGGTTACGGCCCGCGGCCTCGAACCGGGCGAGCATGGCTTCCATCTCCACACGACCGGTCGCTGCCAGGTGCCCGACTTCACCTCCGCTGGCGGGCACCTCAATCCCACGAACGAGGGCCACGGACTGCTGGACGACGATGGCAGCCACCTGGGCGATCTGCCCAACCTCGAAGTGCGCGCCAACGGCACCGCGAGCGTGCAGGTGCCCATTCGCGGCATGCGCTCCACCGTGATGGACCAGATTTTCGATAGCGACGGCACTGCCATCGTGATCCACGCCGATCCCGACGATGGCCGCACAGATCCCTCGGGCAATGCCGGAAACCGCATGGCCTGCGGCGTGCTGATGCGCAGCTGA
- a CDS encoding OmpA family protein produces the protein MRNIVIGMAMASTMLASPALAREDSFYVQVEGGPMLVEDIDFAVNGVDSGVIADYDSGYDFGGLVGYDFGPVRLEAEGSFREADLSELNVGTQGFPVAAGTAPAGLYPATGFANSLSFMVNGLADFGDDDGLQGFVGGGVGVARTKVNAAAELSGPAAIDDSDTGFAWQILAGVRAPLTDRIDAGLKYRFYNAENVDLVNIVGDTMEGRFRSHSLLGTLTYNFGEPAAPPPPPPPPPPPPPPPPPPPPPPPAVQCNTGPYIVFFNWDRSDITPEAASVLNNAISAYQNCGNASVMLAGYTDRSGTVQYNLGLAARRNASVREYMSGRGVPDGRISSEAFGEANPRVPTADGVRELQNRRVEITYGPGSGM, from the coding sequence ATGCGCAATATCGTCATCGGAATGGCGATGGCTTCGACGATGCTCGCATCGCCGGCACTTGCACGCGAAGACTCGTTCTACGTGCAGGTTGAAGGTGGTCCGATGCTGGTCGAGGACATCGATTTCGCCGTGAATGGCGTCGACAGCGGTGTGATTGCCGACTACGACTCCGGTTACGACTTCGGTGGTCTGGTTGGCTACGATTTCGGCCCGGTCCGTCTCGAAGCCGAAGGCAGCTTCCGCGAAGCGGATCTCAGCGAACTCAATGTCGGCACGCAGGGTTTCCCCGTCGCTGCCGGCACCGCGCCCGCAGGCCTTTACCCGGCGACCGGTTTCGCCAACTCGCTTAGCTTCATGGTCAACGGTCTCGCCGACTTCGGCGACGACGATGGCCTGCAGGGCTTCGTGGGTGGTGGTGTCGGTGTTGCCCGCACCAAGGTCAACGCCGCCGCCGAGCTCAGCGGTCCCGCCGCGATCGACGATTCGGACACCGGCTTCGCGTGGCAGATCCTTGCGGGCGTGCGCGCTCCGCTGACCGATCGTATCGACGCCGGCCTGAAGTATCGCTTCTACAACGCCGAGAACGTTGATCTCGTCAACATCGTCGGCGACACCATGGAAGGCCGTTTCCGCTCGCACTCGCTGCTCGGAACGCTGACCTACAACTTCGGCGAGCCGGCTGCACCGCCGCCCCCGCCGCCGCCGCCGCCGCCGCCTCCGCCCCCGCCGCCCCCGCCGCCTCCGCCGCCGCCTGCGGTGCAGTGCAACACGGGGCCGTACATCGTGTTCTTCAACTGGGATCGTTCGGACATCACGCCGGAAGCGGCTTCGGTGCTCAACAACGCGATCTCGGCTTACCAGAACTGCGGCAACGCTTCGGTGATGCTCGCCGGTTACACCGACCGTTCGGGTACCGTGCAGTACAACCTCGGCCTCGCGGCACGTCGTAACGCTTCGGTCCGCGAGTACATGAGCGGTCGCGGCGTTCCCGATGGTCGCATCAGCAGCGAAGCCTTCGGCGAAGCGAACCCCCGCGTTCCCACCGCCGACGGTGTCCGCGAACTGCAGAACCGCCGGGTGGAAATCACCTACGGTCCGGGTTCGGGCATGTAA
- a CDS encoding DUF2793 domain-containing protein: MTTPLTFTGRTAHADLPFLFAGQAQKEASVNEALARIDALLSPSVEGEASMPPADPADGEGWIVGPSAQGLWDGRDTQLAFHAAGTWLFAVPREGQRVFDRSSGCLRVWRDGWLALVLPPAPEGGALVDTEARAALAALVEGLRSTGWGS; encoded by the coding sequence ATGACCACCCCGCTCACGTTCACCGGCCGTACCGCACACGCCGACCTGCCCTTTCTCTTTGCCGGTCAGGCGCAGAAGGAGGCGAGCGTCAACGAAGCGCTCGCGCGCATCGACGCGCTTCTTTCCCCCTCGGTCGAGGGCGAGGCGAGCATGCCGCCGGCAGACCCGGCGGACGGGGAGGGCTGGATCGTCGGCCCGAGTGCGCAGGGCCTCTGGGACGGGCGCGATACGCAACTGGCGTTTCATGCGGCCGGCACATGGCTGTTCGCCGTGCCCCGCGAAGGCCAGCGGGTGTTCGACCGGTCCAGCGGCTGCCTTCGCGTCTGGCGCGATGGCTGGCTGGCGCTTGTCCTGCCTCCCGCGCCCGAGGGCGGGGCGCTTGTCGATACGGAGGCGAGGGCGGCATTGGCGGCGCTTGTCGAGGGGCTTCGCTCAACCGGTTGGGGCTCTTGA